One window of the Macaca thibetana thibetana isolate TM-01 chromosome 1, ASM2454274v1, whole genome shotgun sequence genome contains the following:
- the LHX4 gene encoding LIM/homeobox protein Lhx4 yields the protein MGMRALVWSEGLSVRTSSLGSPSDPAWILSSKLEAETGCVEGSQYLSLLFLTEIPQCAGCNQHILDKFILKVLDRHWHSSCLKCADCQMQLADRCFSRAGSVYCKEDFFKRFGTKCTACQQGIPPTQVVRKAQDFVYHLHCFACIICNRQLATGDEFYLMEDGRLVCKEDYETAKQNDDSEAGAKRPRTTITAKQLETLKNAYKNSPKPARHVREQLSSETGLDMRVVQVWFQNRRAKEKRLKKDAGRHRWGQFYKSVKRSRGGSKQEKESSAEDCGVSDSELSFREDQILSELGHTNRIYGNVGDVTGGQLMNGSFSMDGTGQSYQDLRDGSPYGIPQSPSSISSLPSHAPLLNGLDYTVDSNLGIIAHAGQGVSQTLRAMAGGPTSDISTGSSVGYPDFPTSPASWLDEMDHPPF from the exons ATGGGAATG AGGGCCCTGGTTTGGTCCGAAGGCCTCTCTGTGAGGACCTCTAGTTTGGGCAGCCCGAGTGACCCAGCGTGGATCCTCTCCTCCAAGCTCGAGGCTGAAACG GGCTGTGTGGAAGGCTCACAgtacctctctctcctcttcctcacaGAGATCCCCCAGTGTGCTGGCTGCAACCAGCACATCCTGGACAAGTTCATCCTCAAGGTCCTGGACAGACACTGGCACAGCTCCTGCCTCAAGTGTGCAGACTGCCAGATGCAGCTGGCGGACAGGTGCTTCTCCAGGGCCGGGAGCGTCTACTGCAAGGAGGACTTCTTCAA GCGCTTCGGCACCAAATGCACAGCCTGCCAGCAGGGTATCCCCCCGACCCAGGTGGTCCGCAAGGCCCAGGACTTTGTCTACCACCTGCACTGCTTTGCTTGCATCATCTGCAACCGGCAGCTGGCCACGGGGGACGAGTTCTACCTCATGGAGGACGGGCGGCTGGTGTGCAAGGAAGACTATGAGACGGCCAAGCAGAACG ATGACTCAGAGGCCGGAGCTAAGCGGCCCCGGACCACCATCACAGCCAAGCAGCTGGAGACATTAAAGAATGCGTACAAGAACTCCCCCAAGCCTGCCCGGCACGTGAGGGAGCAGCTGTCCTCAGAGACAGGCCTGGACATGAGGGTCGTGCAG GTTTGGTTTCAGAACAGAAGGGCCAAAGAGAAACGCCTGAAGAAGGATGCAGGGCGGCACCGCTGGGGGCAGTTCTATAAGAGCGTCAAGAGAAGCCGGGGCGGCAGCAAGCAGGAGAAGGAGAGCTCTGCAGAGGACTGTGGGGTTAGTGACAGTGAGCTGAGCTTCCGAG AGGATCAAATTCTCTCAGAACTTGGCCACACCAATAGGATTTATGGCAACGTGGGGGACGTTACAGGCGGACAGTTAATGAATGGGAGCTTCTCCATGGACGGGACAGGACAATCCTATCAGGACTTGAGGGATGGGAGCCCCTATGGAATCCCCCAGTCTCCATCCTCCATATCGTCCCTGCCATCCCACGCTCCTTTGCTCAATGGGCTGGATTACACGGTGGACAGTAATTTGGGCATCATTGCGCATGCAGGGCAGGGAGTAAGCCAGACGCTGAGAGCCATGGCTGGGGGACCCACCTCTGACATCTCCACAGGAAGCAGTGTAGGCTAT